Proteins from a genomic interval of Streptomyces fodineus:
- a CDS encoding amino-acid N-acetyltransferase codes for MPAERPEVSAKAITVRRARTSDVTAVRRLLDAYVRGRILLDKATVTLYEDIQEFWVAERDDNAEVVGCGALHVMWEDLAEVRTLAVKPGLKGAGVGHQLLEKLLQTARWLGVRRVFCLTFEVDFFGKHGFVEIGETPVDTDVYAELLRSYDEGVAEFLGLERVKPNTLGNSRMLLHL; via the coding sequence ATGCCAGCAGAGCGTCCCGAAGTCTCCGCAAAAGCCATCACCGTCCGGCGGGCCCGGACCAGCGATGTCACGGCCGTACGCCGCCTCCTCGACGCCTACGTCCGAGGCCGCATCCTGCTCGACAAAGCGACGGTCACGCTTTACGAGGACATCCAGGAGTTCTGGGTCGCGGAACGCGACGACAACGCCGAGGTGGTCGGCTGCGGGGCGCTGCACGTCATGTGGGAGGACCTCGCGGAAGTCCGCACTCTCGCGGTGAAGCCGGGCCTCAAGGGCGCCGGTGTCGGCCATCAGTTGCTGGAGAAGTTGCTGCAGACCGCGCGCTGGCTCGGCGTTCGGCGCGTTTTCTGCCTGACCTTCGAAGTGGACTTCTTCGGGAAGCACGGCTTCGTGGAGATCGGGGAGACACCGGTCGACACCGATGTGTACGCGGAGCTCTTGCGTTCCTATGACGAGGGCGTCGCGGAGTTCCTCGGTCTCGAACGAGTGAAACCGAACACCTTGGGCAACAGCCGGATGCTTCTGCATCTGTGA
- a CDS encoding BlaI/MecI/CopY family transcriptional regulator — MTRVWKWNRPVTVREVLEDLQQERSIAYTTVMTVLDNLHQKGWVRREAEGRAYRYEAVSTRAAYAAALMNDAWSQSDNPAAALVAFFGMMSEEQRQALRDAVRIVQGPETLEAPEPRQREAGQEEAPRQEAPEPRQEENPGSAEGADGR; from the coding sequence ATGACGCGGGTGTGGAAGTGGAACCGCCCGGTGACCGTTCGAGAAGTCCTGGAAGACCTCCAGCAGGAACGCTCCATCGCGTACACCACCGTGATGACCGTTTTGGACAATCTCCATCAGAAGGGCTGGGTCCGCCGCGAGGCGGAAGGGCGGGCCTATCGATATGAGGCCGTCTCGACGCGAGCCGCCTACGCCGCCGCCCTCATGAACGACGCCTGGTCGCAGAGCGACAACCCGGCCGCCGCTCTCGTCGCCTTCTTCGGGATGATGAGCGAGGAACAGCGGCAGGCTCTCAGGGACGCCGTACGCATCGTCCAGGGCCCGGAAACCCTTGAAGCCCCCGAACCGCGGCAACGGGAAGCCGGGCAAGAGGAAGCTCCGCGTCAGGAAGCGCCCGAACCCCGGCAAGAGGAGAACCCCGGCTCGGCAGAGGGCGCCGACGGGCGATAG
- a CDS encoding type III pantothenate kinase, whose protein sequence is MLLTIDVGNTHTVLGLFDGEDIVEHWRISTDARRTADELAVLLQGLMGMHPLLGEELGDGIDGIAICATVPSVLHELREVTRRYYGDVPAVLVEPGVKTGVPILTDNPKEVGADRIINAVAAVELYGGPAIVVDFGTATTFDAVSARGEYVGGVIAPGIEISVEALGVKGAQLRKIEVARPRSVIGKNTVEAMQAGIVYGFAGQVDGVVSRMVRELADDPDDVTVIATGGLAPMVLGESSVIDEHQPWLTLIGLRLVYERNVSRL, encoded by the coding sequence ATGCTCCTCACGATCGACGTCGGCAACACGCACACCGTCCTCGGCCTGTTCGACGGTGAGGACATCGTCGAGCACTGGCGCATCTCCACGGACGCGCGCCGCACGGCGGACGAGCTGGCGGTGCTGCTCCAGGGTCTGATGGGCATGCATCCGCTGCTCGGCGAGGAGCTGGGCGACGGCATCGACGGCATCGCGATCTGCGCCACGGTGCCCTCGGTGCTGCACGAGCTGCGCGAGGTCACCCGGCGCTACTACGGCGACGTCCCCGCCGTCCTGGTCGAGCCGGGCGTCAAGACGGGCGTGCCGATCCTCACCGACAACCCCAAGGAGGTCGGCGCGGACCGGATCATCAACGCGGTCGCGGCCGTCGAGCTGTACGGCGGCCCGGCGATCGTCGTCGACTTCGGTACGGCGACCACGTTCGACGCGGTGTCCGCGCGCGGGGAGTACGTCGGAGGCGTGATCGCGCCCGGTATCGAGATCTCCGTGGAGGCGCTCGGCGTCAAGGGCGCCCAGCTGCGGAAGATCGAGGTGGCCAGGCCGCGCAGCGTGATCGGCAAGAACACGGTCGAGGCCATGCAGGCGGGCATCGTGTACGGCTTCGCCGGGCAGGTCGACGGGGTCGTCAGCCGGATGGTGCGCGAGCTCGCCGACGACCCGGACGACGTCACGGTGATCGCCACGGGCGGGCTCGCCCCGATGGTGCTGGGGGAGTCCTCGGTGATCGACGAGCACCAGCCGTGGCTGACGCTGATCGGGCTGCGCCTGGTGTACGAGCGGAACGTGTCGCGGCTGTGA
- the nadC gene encoding carboxylating nicotinate-nucleotide diphosphorylase: MSTDDLPLAPTGGCGDGCACGAEGDEEYLESGLDPALAELLAAAGLDPVEVEDIANVAIQEDLDGGVDVTTVATIPEEAVATGDFTAREAGVVAGLRVAEAVLSVVCTDEFEVERHVEDGDRVEAGQKLLSVTTRTRDLLTAERSALNLMCRLSGIATATRAWSDALEGTKTRVRDTRKTTPGLRSLEKFAVRCGGGVNHRMSLSDAALVKDNHVVAAGGVAQAFKAVREAFPEVPIEVEVDTLHQLREVVEAGADLILLDNFTPDECAEAVGIVRGRALLEASGRLSLDTARIYADTGVDFLAVGALTHSAPILDIGLDLREAE; encoded by the coding sequence GTGAGCACCGACGACCTTCCCCTCGCCCCCACCGGTGGCTGCGGCGACGGCTGCGCCTGCGGCGCCGAGGGCGACGAGGAGTACCTGGAGAGCGGGCTCGACCCCGCGCTCGCCGAGCTGCTGGCCGCCGCCGGGCTCGACCCGGTCGAGGTCGAGGACATCGCCAACGTGGCCATCCAGGAGGACCTGGACGGTGGCGTGGACGTGACGACCGTCGCGACCATCCCCGAGGAGGCGGTGGCCACCGGCGACTTCACCGCGCGCGAGGCGGGCGTCGTGGCGGGCCTGCGGGTCGCCGAGGCCGTGCTGTCCGTGGTCTGCACCGACGAGTTCGAGGTCGAGCGGCACGTCGAGGACGGCGACCGGGTCGAGGCCGGACAGAAGCTGCTGTCGGTCACCACGCGCACGCGTGACCTGCTGACCGCCGAGCGCAGCGCCCTGAACCTGATGTGCCGCCTGTCCGGCATCGCGACCGCCACGCGCGCGTGGTCGGACGCGCTGGAGGGCACCAAGACGCGCGTGCGCGACACCCGCAAGACCACCCCGGGCCTGCGCTCCCTGGAGAAGTTCGCTGTCCGCTGCGGCGGCGGCGTCAACCACCGCATGTCCCTGTCCGACGCCGCCCTGGTGAAGGACAACCACGTGGTCGCCGCCGGCGGCGTCGCGCAGGCCTTCAAGGCCGTACGGGAGGCCTTCCCGGAGGTGCCGATCGAGGTCGAGGTCGACACCCTGCACCAGCTGCGCGAGGTGGTCGAGGCGGGCGCCGACCTGATCCTGCTGGACAACTTCACGCCCGACGAGTGCGCGGAGGCCGTCGGGATCGTTCGCGGCCGGGCCCTGCTGGAGGCCTCCGGCCGGCTCAGCCTCGACACCGCGCGCATCTACGCCGACACCGGCGTGGACTTCCTGGCCGTCGGCGCGCTCACCCACTCCGCGCCGATCCTGGACATCGGCCTCGACCTGCGCGAGGCGGAGTAA
- a CDS encoding L-aspartate oxidase, giving the protein MTSTGTSTGIRLHAPAPGWAISADVVVVGSGVAGLTAALRCQAAGLTTVVVTKARLDDGSTRWAQGGIAAAIGEGDTPEQHLEDTLVAGAGLCDEEAVRILVTEGPDAVRRLISTGAHFDTDDEGDIHLTREGGHHRRRIAHAGGDATGAEVSRALVEAVRARGLHTIENALVLDLLTDADGRTAGVTLHVMGEGQHDGVGAVHAPAVVLATGGMGQVFSATTNPSVSTGDGVALALRAGAEVSDLEFVQFHPTVLFLGPDAEGQQPLVSEAVRGEGAHLVDADGVRFMVGQHELAELAPRDIVAKGILRRMLEQGAEHMYLDARHFGAEMWEHRFPTILAACRANGIDPLTEPIPIAPAAHHASGGVRTDARGRTTVPGLYACGEVACTGVHGANRLASNSLLEGLVYAERIAADIAQTRAENGLHARVPAPVPYPEKPAHPLLAPETRFAIQRITTEGAGVLRSEDSLARAAEQLQRLHTDARDALEENGKTAEPGVDTWEATNLLCVARVLVAAARLREETRGCHWREDSAERDDSHWRRHIVVRLNPDRSLAVRTTDTADFPPTR; this is encoded by the coding sequence GTGACCAGCACAGGCACCAGCACAGGCATACGACTGCACGCGCCCGCGCCCGGCTGGGCCATCTCCGCGGACGTGGTCGTCGTCGGCTCCGGCGTGGCCGGCCTGACCGCGGCCCTGCGCTGCCAGGCAGCAGGGCTGACGACCGTCGTCGTCACCAAGGCCCGCCTCGACGACGGCTCCACGCGCTGGGCGCAGGGCGGCATCGCCGCGGCGATCGGCGAGGGCGACACGCCCGAACAGCACCTCGAGGACACCCTGGTGGCCGGCGCGGGCCTGTGCGACGAGGAGGCCGTACGGATCCTCGTCACCGAGGGCCCCGACGCCGTACGGCGGCTGATCTCCACCGGCGCCCACTTCGACACCGACGACGAGGGCGACATCCACCTCACCCGCGAGGGCGGCCACCACCGGCGCCGCATCGCGCACGCGGGCGGAGACGCGACCGGCGCGGAGGTCTCCCGGGCGCTCGTGGAGGCCGTACGCGCGCGTGGGCTGCACACCATCGAGAACGCGCTCGTGCTGGACCTGCTGACCGACGCCGACGGCCGTACGGCCGGTGTCACGCTGCACGTGATGGGCGAGGGCCAGCACGACGGCGTGGGCGCCGTGCACGCCCCCGCGGTGGTCCTCGCGACCGGCGGCATGGGCCAGGTGTTCTCCGCGACCACCAACCCGTCCGTGTCGACCGGCGACGGCGTGGCGCTGGCCCTGCGCGCGGGCGCCGAGGTCTCCGACCTGGAGTTCGTGCAGTTCCACCCGACCGTGCTGTTCCTCGGCCCGGACGCCGAGGGCCAGCAGCCGCTGGTCTCCGAGGCGGTGCGCGGCGAGGGCGCCCACCTGGTCGACGCCGACGGCGTGCGCTTCATGGTGGGGCAGCACGAGCTGGCCGAGCTGGCACCCCGGGACATCGTCGCCAAGGGCATCCTGCGGCGGATGCTGGAGCAGGGCGCCGAGCACATGTACCTCGACGCCCGGCACTTCGGCGCCGAGATGTGGGAGCACCGTTTCCCGACGATCCTGGCCGCCTGCCGCGCCAACGGCATCGACCCGCTCACCGAGCCCATCCCGATCGCCCCGGCCGCCCACCACGCCTCCGGAGGCGTCCGCACCGACGCCCGGGGCCGTACGACCGTGCCCGGCCTGTACGCGTGCGGCGAGGTCGCCTGCACCGGCGTGCACGGCGCCAACCGGCTCGCCTCCAACAGCCTCCTCGAAGGCCTCGTCTACGCCGAGCGCATCGCCGCCGACATCGCGCAGACCCGAGCGGAAAACGGCCTCCACGCGCGCGTGCCCGCACCGGTGCCGTACCCGGAGAAGCCCGCGCACCCGCTGCTCGCCCCCGAGACCCGCTTCGCCATCCAGCGGATCACGACCGAGGGCGCCGGCGTGCTGCGCTCCGAGGACTCCCTCGCCCGCGCCGCCGAACAGCTCCAGCGGCTGCACACGGACGCCCGCGACGCCCTCGAGGAGAACGGCAAGACCGCCGAGCCCGGCGTCGACACCTGGGAGGCCACCAACCTCCTGTGCGTCGCCCGCGTCCTGGTCGCCGCCGCGCGGCTGCGCGAGGAGACCCGCGGCTGCCACTGGCGCGAGGACAGCGCCGAGCGCGACGACAGCCACTGGCGGCGCCACATCGTCGTACGGCTCAATCCGGACCGGTCGCTGGCCGTACGCACCACGGACACCGCAGACTTCCCCCCAACCCGGTAA
- the panC gene encoding pantoate--beta-alanine ligase → MTTALLSTADELHARVRHGRRAVVMTMGALHEGHATLVRAAREIAGPDGEVVVTVFVNPLQFGAGEDLDRYPRTLEADLKVAEQAGADVVFAPSVDEVYPGGAPQVRITAGPMGERLEGASRPGHFDGMLTVVAKLLHLTRPDVALFGQKDAQQLALIRRMVRDLNFGVEIVAVPTVREADGLALSSRNRYLSPEERLTGLALSRALFAGRDRHAAQEALRARAREVPSTHARAEALSALGESRAAADAHAVATASPGGPAAVRAAARQVLDEAARFAPPLELDYLALVDPSDFTEIGDEFTGEAVLAVAARVGTTRLIDNLPLTFGTLGVAS, encoded by the coding sequence ATGACCACCGCCCTGCTGAGCACCGCCGACGAGCTGCACGCACGCGTGCGCCACGGCCGCCGCGCCGTCGTGATGACCATGGGCGCCCTGCACGAGGGCCACGCCACCCTGGTCCGCGCCGCGCGCGAGATCGCAGGACCGGACGGCGAGGTCGTCGTCACCGTCTTCGTCAACCCGCTGCAGTTCGGCGCGGGCGAGGACCTGGACCGCTATCCGCGCACGCTCGAAGCCGACCTGAAGGTCGCCGAACAGGCCGGTGCGGACGTCGTGTTCGCGCCCTCCGTGGACGAGGTCTACCCCGGCGGCGCCCCCCAGGTCCGCATCACCGCGGGCCCCATGGGCGAACGCCTGGAGGGCGCCTCGCGGCCCGGGCACTTCGACGGCATGCTCACCGTCGTCGCCAAGCTGCTGCACCTCACCCGCCCCGACGTGGCCCTGTTCGGGCAGAAGGACGCCCAGCAGCTGGCCCTGATCCGGCGCATGGTGCGGGACCTGAACTTCGGCGTCGAGATCGTCGCCGTACCGACCGTGCGCGAGGCGGACGGGCTCGCCCTGTCCAGCCGCAACCGCTACCTCTCGCCGGAGGAGCGGCTGACCGGGCTCGCGCTGTCCCGCGCGCTGTTCGCGGGCCGCGACCGGCACGCCGCGCAGGAAGCGCTGCGCGCGCGTGCCCGCGAAGTGCCCTCCACGCACGCGCGTGCCGAGGCGCTCAGCGCCCTCGGGGAGTCCCGTGCGGCCGCCGACGCGCACGCGGTCGCCACGGCGTCCCCGGGCGGCCCGGCGGCCGTCCGCGCGGCCGCCCGCCAGGTGCTGGACGAGGCCGCCCGCTTCGCCCCGCCGCTCGAACTGGACTACCTCGCGCTCGTCGACCCCTCCGACTTCACCGAGATCGGCGACGAGTTCACCGGCGAGGCCGTCCTCGCCGTCGCCGCCCGGGTCGGCACGACCCGGCTGATCGACAACCTTCCTCTCACCTTCGGAACCCTCGGAGTCGCCTCGTGA
- a CDS encoding Rossmann-like and DUF2520 domain-containing protein, producing MSTVHQKDLKDRPARLTVGVVGAGRVGPALAASLKLAGHRPVAVSGVSDASRRRAETMLPDVPLVPPAEVLRRADLVLLTVPDDVLPGLVTGLAETGAVRAGQLLVHTSGRYGARVLDPALRAGALPMALHPAMTFTGTPVDVQRLAGCSFGVTAPEELRLAAQALVIEMGGEPEWISEQNRPLYHAALALGANHLVTLVAQSMDLLRTAGVEAPDRMLGPLLGAALDNALRSGDAALTGPVARGDAGTVAAHITELRAHAPQTVAGYVAMARATADRALAHGLLKPELAEDLLGVLADGAGGTNSTHGTEGNER from the coding sequence GTGAGTACAGTCCACCAGAAAGACCTCAAGGACCGCCCCGCGCGGCTCACCGTCGGCGTCGTCGGCGCCGGCCGCGTGGGCCCCGCGCTCGCCGCGTCCCTGAAGCTGGCCGGGCACCGCCCGGTGGCCGTCTCCGGTGTCTCCGACGCCTCCCGGCGGCGCGCCGAGACCATGCTCCCGGACGTGCCGCTTGTGCCGCCCGCCGAGGTCCTCAGACGCGCCGACCTGGTGCTGCTCACCGTCCCCGACGACGTCCTGCCCGGCCTGGTCACCGGCCTCGCCGAGACCGGCGCGGTACGGGCCGGACAGCTGCTGGTGCACACCTCCGGCCGCTACGGCGCACGGGTCCTCGACCCGGCCCTGCGCGCGGGCGCGCTGCCGATGGCGCTGCACCCGGCGATGACCTTCACCGGCACCCCCGTGGACGTCCAGCGCCTGGCAGGCTGCTCCTTCGGCGTCACCGCACCCGAGGAGCTGCGGCTGGCCGCCCAGGCCCTCGTCATCGAGATGGGCGGCGAGCCCGAGTGGATCAGCGAGCAGAACCGCCCGCTCTACCACGCGGCCCTCGCCCTCGGCGCCAACCACCTGGTGACCCTGGTCGCCCAGTCCATGGACCTGCTGCGCACCGCGGGCGTGGAGGCGCCCGACCGGATGCTCGGCCCGCTGCTCGGCGCCGCCCTGGACAACGCGCTGCGCTCGGGCGACGCGGCGCTGACCGGGCCCGTCGCGCGCGGGGACGCCGGCACGGTCGCCGCGCACATCACCGAGCTGCGCGCACACGCCCCGCAGACCGTCGCGGGCTACGTCGCGATGGCCCGCGCGACCGCCGACCGGGCACTCGCGCACGGCCTGCTGAAACCCGAACTCGCCGAGGACCTGCTCGGTGTGCTGGCCGACGGGGCCGGCGGCACGAACAGCACTCACGGCACCGAGGGGAACGAGCGATGA
- a CDS encoding threonine aldolase family protein produces the protein MSDTAEQSIGRDGELPSPQGWRERRAAAQRQARRTLSRGGWGGTIRERLAHLTEAAPGVYDLDEPADVYGNRIVAALEERVAVLLGTEAAAFFPTGTMAQQVALRCWAGRTGNPTVALHALSHPEVHERNAFSQVSGLRPVRVTDEPRLPTAAEIRDFEEPFGALMLELPLRDAGFVLPTWEELTEVVEAARERDAVVHFDGARLWECTDHFGRPLEEIAGLADSVYVSFYKSLGGFGGAALAGPESLIEEAKTWRHRYGGMIFQQFPTALSAFVGLERELPRLPDYVRHARVVAAALREGFAEAGVPWARVHPEVPHTHEFQVWLPYEPDAATEAAVRQGEETSVMLFANPWDRRGPGMACTEVVIRATGLEWTADDVRAAVADFVTRLPAP, from the coding sequence ATGAGCGATACGGCTGAGCAGAGCATCGGGCGGGACGGAGAACTACCGTCGCCGCAGGGGTGGCGGGAGCGGCGCGCGGCCGCCCAGCGGCAGGCACGGCGCACGCTGTCACGCGGGGGCTGGGGCGGCACCATCCGCGAACGCCTCGCGCATCTGACGGAGGCGGCACCCGGGGTGTACGACCTGGACGAGCCCGCCGATGTCTACGGCAACCGGATCGTGGCCGCCCTGGAGGAGCGGGTCGCCGTGCTGCTCGGCACCGAGGCCGCCGCGTTCTTTCCGACCGGCACGATGGCCCAGCAGGTGGCCCTGCGCTGCTGGGCCGGGCGCACCGGCAACCCGACGGTGGCCCTGCATGCCCTCTCCCACCCCGAGGTGCATGAACGCAACGCGTTCAGCCAGGTCAGCGGCCTCCGCCCGGTGCGGGTGACCGACGAACCCCGGCTGCCCACGGCCGCCGAGATACGCGACTTCGAGGAGCCCTTCGGGGCGCTGATGCTGGAACTGCCCCTGAGGGACGCCGGTTTCGTGCTGCCCACGTGGGAGGAGCTGACCGAGGTCGTCGAGGCCGCGCGGGAGCGCGATGCGGTGGTCCACTTCGACGGCGCGCGCCTGTGGGAGTGCACGGACCACTTCGGGCGCCCTCTGGAGGAGATCGCGGGCCTCGCCGACAGCGTCTATGTGTCGTTCTACAAGTCGCTCGGCGGCTTCGGCGGCGCGGCGCTGGCCGGCCCGGAGAGCCTGATCGAGGAGGCGAAGACCTGGCGGCACCGGTACGGCGGGATGATCTTCCAGCAGTTCCCGACGGCACTGTCGGCGTTCGTCGGGCTCGAACGGGAGCTGCCCCGGCTGCCCGACTACGTGCGGCACGCGCGCGTGGTGGCCGCCGCGCTGCGCGAAGGTTTCGCCGAAGCCGGGGTGCCGTGGGCCCGCGTACACCCCGAGGTGCCGCACACCCACGAGTTCCAGGTCTGGCTGCCGTACGAGCCCGATGCGGCGACCGAGGCGGCCGTGCGCCAGGGCGAGGAGACATCGGTGATGCTCTTCGCGAACCCCTGGGACCGGCGAGGGCCCGGCATGGCGTGCACGGAGGTCGTCATCCGTGCCACGGGCCTGGAGTGGACGGCGGACGACGTACGGGCGGCCGTCGCCGACTTCGTGACCCGCCTGCCCGCCCCGTGA
- a CDS encoding DUF5937 family protein — protein MSVSIDITGLPRERVSVVPSPLAELGMALHALSAPGHHPGLQGWATAVSSRLDPCLADRLCEAEFLWQTTFSDVFAPFAGLPGGRELPGATLGEELDQLDKLTDEQFVSAALEFTCQLRYDVRTPSPLTDPELRRRSLELAAARGAVQERFTRRLLEDPPVVRAWFRQLMLDCDEAFFADTWARLQPQLAADARHKTELLRHKGLGEALASLSEAISLDEEAALITVDKLSVGRTATGDGGLVLVPTSLGRPHLLVLHRHGWQPSITYPASGTRPQAPSVEQLTRRMEALAHPVRMRLCRHLARAPHTTSELADAHGMSAPEISRHLAVLKKAGLITNCRRGRYVRHQLDLTAVARLGSDFIEGVLR, from the coding sequence ATGAGCGTGAGCATCGACATCACCGGACTGCCACGGGAGCGGGTCTCCGTCGTGCCCTCTCCCTTGGCGGAGCTGGGGATGGCCCTGCACGCCCTCAGCGCACCCGGCCACCACCCGGGCCTGCAGGGCTGGGCGACCGCCGTCTCGTCCCGGCTGGACCCCTGCCTGGCCGACCGGCTGTGCGAGGCGGAATTCCTGTGGCAGACGACGTTCTCTGACGTCTTCGCCCCGTTCGCCGGCCTCCCCGGCGGCCGGGAGCTGCCCGGCGCCACGCTCGGCGAGGAACTGGACCAGCTGGACAAACTGACGGACGAACAGTTCGTCAGCGCCGCCCTGGAGTTCACCTGCCAGCTGCGCTACGACGTCCGTACTCCCAGCCCGCTGACCGACCCGGAACTGCGCCGCCGCTCCCTGGAGCTGGCCGCCGCGCGCGGTGCCGTGCAGGAGCGGTTCACACGCCGGCTGCTGGAGGACCCGCCGGTCGTCCGCGCCTGGTTCCGGCAGCTGATGCTCGACTGCGACGAGGCCTTCTTCGCCGACACCTGGGCCCGCCTCCAGCCCCAACTCGCCGCCGACGCCCGGCACAAGACCGAGCTGCTGCGCCACAAGGGGCTCGGTGAAGCCCTCGCTTCCCTCTCCGAGGCCATCTCGCTGGACGAGGAGGCGGCGCTCATCACGGTCGACAAACTCTCGGTGGGCCGCACCGCCACGGGCGACGGCGGCCTGGTCCTGGTGCCGACCAGCCTCGGCCGGCCGCACCTCCTGGTCCTGCACCGGCACGGCTGGCAACCCTCGATCACCTATCCGGCGAGCGGCACCCGCCCGCAGGCCCCCTCCGTCGAGCAGCTCACCCGCCGCATGGAGGCGCTGGCCCACCCGGTCCGGATGCGGCTGTGCCGGCACCTGGCGCGGGCCCCGCACACCACGAGCGAACTGGCCGACGCGCACGGCATGTCCGCGCCCGAGATATCCCGGCACCTGGCGGTGCTGAAGAAGGCGGGCCTGATCACCAACTGCCGCCGCGGCCGGTACGTCCGGCACCAGCTGGACCTGACGGCGGTGGCCCGCCTGGGCAGCGACTTCATCGAGGGCGTCCTGCGCTGA
- a CDS encoding response regulator, which produces MTIRVMLVDDQVLLRTGFRMVLAAQPDMEVVAEAGDGVEALQVLRSTPVDVVLMDVRMPKLDGVETTRRICTEPDPPKVLILTTFDLDEYAFSGLKAGASGFMLKDVPPGDLLGAIRAVHSGDAVVAPSTTRRLLDRFAPMLPSSGKEPQHKELERLTDREREVMVLVAQGLSNGEIAARLVLSEATVKTHVGRILTKLGLRDRVQVVVLAYETGLVRAGGHG; this is translated from the coding sequence ATGACGATCCGCGTGATGCTCGTCGACGACCAGGTGCTGCTGCGCACCGGGTTCCGGATGGTGCTCGCCGCCCAGCCGGACATGGAGGTCGTCGCGGAGGCGGGCGACGGCGTCGAGGCCCTGCAGGTGCTGCGGTCCACGCCCGTCGACGTCGTCCTGATGGACGTCCGTATGCCGAAGCTGGACGGCGTGGAGACCACCCGGCGGATCTGCACCGAGCCCGATCCGCCCAAGGTGCTGATCCTGACCACCTTCGACCTCGACGAGTACGCCTTCTCCGGCCTGAAGGCGGGCGCCTCCGGCTTCATGCTCAAGGACGTGCCGCCCGGCGACCTGCTCGGCGCGATCCGCGCCGTGCACAGCGGCGACGCGGTCGTGGCGCCCTCCACCACGCGGCGCCTGCTGGACCGCTTCGCGCCGATGCTGCCTTCCTCCGGCAAGGAGCCGCAGCACAAGGAGCTGGAGCGGCTCACCGACCGGGAGCGCGAGGTGATGGTGCTGGTCGCGCAGGGCCTGTCCAACGGCGAGATCGCGGCCCGCCTGGTGCTGAGCGAGGCCACCGTGAAGACCCACGTGGGCCGCATCCTGACCAAGCTCGGCCTGCGCGACCGGGTACAGGTCGTGGTCCTGGCCTACGAAACGGGGCTGGTGCGCGCGGGCGGCCACGGCTGA
- a CDS encoding sensor histidine kinase produces MQRLYDFLRRHPTGVDTFWAVVLFGLSCVSVVNLHGTPGYHGTLAEGMAVSAVLCVVVALRRRFPEPMLLLALTVGLAQLVVDFETTAADFAMLVITYTVATIGARWASRLALAASLGAAALAQIRWPAEHTSFLGQIAIVVFQTVPFALAWVLGDSMRTRRAYFAQLEERAARLEKEREAQSKVAVAAERARIARELHDVVAHNVSVMVVQADGAAYVLDTAPDQAKKALETISSTGRQALAEMRRLLGVLRTGEHQESGEYVPQPDVEQIDELIEQCRSSGLPVDFKVEGTPRRLPSGVELTAYRIVQEALTNTRKHGGPNAGASVRLVYFDDGLGLLVEDDGKGAPHELYEEGGADGRGHGLIGMRERVGMVGGTLDAGPRPGGGFRISALLPLKPAH; encoded by the coding sequence GTGCAGCGCCTCTATGACTTCCTCCGCCGCCACCCGACCGGGGTCGACACCTTCTGGGCCGTCGTCCTGTTCGGGCTGTCGTGCGTGAGCGTGGTCAATCTCCACGGGACGCCCGGTTACCACGGAACGCTCGCCGAGGGGATGGCCGTCTCCGCCGTCCTGTGCGTCGTCGTCGCGCTGCGCCGCCGTTTCCCGGAGCCGATGCTGCTGCTCGCCCTCACCGTGGGGCTCGCCCAGCTGGTGGTGGACTTCGAGACGACCGCCGCCGACTTCGCGATGCTCGTGATCACCTACACGGTCGCGACGATCGGGGCGCGCTGGGCCTCCCGGCTCGCGCTCGCCGCGAGCCTCGGTGCGGCGGCCCTCGCGCAGATCCGCTGGCCCGCCGAGCACACCAGCTTTCTGGGACAGATCGCCATAGTGGTCTTCCAGACGGTGCCCTTCGCGCTCGCCTGGGTGCTCGGTGACTCCATGCGCACCCGGCGCGCCTACTTCGCCCAGCTGGAGGAGCGCGCGGCCCGCCTGGAGAAGGAGCGGGAGGCACAGTCGAAGGTCGCGGTGGCCGCCGAGCGCGCCCGTATCGCGCGCGAGCTGCACGATGTCGTCGCGCACAACGTGTCGGTGATGGTGGTGCAGGCCGACGGCGCCGCCTACGTGCTCGACACCGCGCCGGACCAGGCCAAGAAGGCCCTGGAGACGATCTCCTCCACCGGCCGTCAGGCCCTCGCCGAGATGCGCCGCCTGCTGGGCGTGCTGCGCACCGGCGAGCACCAGGAGAGCGGGGAGTACGTCCCCCAGCCCGATGTCGAGCAGATCGACGAGCTCATCGAGCAGTGCCGCAGCTCCGGCCTCCCGGTCGACTTCAAGGTCGAGGGCACCCCGCGGCGGCTGCCCAGCGGCGTGGAGCTGACCGCGTACCGGATCGTGCAGGAGGCACTCACCAACACCCGCAAGCACGGCGGGCCCAACGCGGGCGCGAGCGTCCGGCTGGTCTACTTCGACGACGGGCTCGGCCTGCTGGTCGAGGACGACGGCAAGGGCGCCCCGCACGAGCTGTACGAGGAGGGCGGCGCGGACGGCCGGGGGCACGGCCTGATCGGCATGCGCGAGCGGGTCGGCATGGTGGGCGGAACCCTGGACGCCGGCCCGCGTCCGGGCGGAGGATTCCGCATCAGCGCCCTGCTCCCGCTCAAACCGGCGCACTGA